In the Balaenoptera ricei isolate mBalRic1 chromosome 1, mBalRic1.hap2, whole genome shotgun sequence genome, TCCTCTGCTTCGCTCCCATTCACTCCTTGACTCCTCACAATAATCTGATTAGGTGGATGCTGTTACTGTCCCCACTGGCAGATGAGAAGGCTGAGGCATCAAGAGACTGAAAAACTTAGCAAAGTTTCACATCTGGTCGGGGTAAAGCTGCAGTCTGTGATTTCCCATCCTGAGGAAGCATCGCTCCCTTTATATCCTGCCTTTGCTTCTAGTTACTGCCTGTGTTCTCTGCTTTTCTTTATAACAAAACTCCTCAAAAGGGCCATCTAGACTCGCTGTCTCCTGTTTCTCTCCCCGACTTTTTCTTAAACTGGGCTTCAGCCCCTGACACCCTCCGACGCTGTCTTCGGCCGGGTCAGCAGTGACCTCTGCGTTGCCAGCTCCCGGCTCAGTGCTCAGTCCAGAGCTTTCTTGACCCCTGGGTAGCATGGACACAGCGGCCACTCCGTCCTCCCCGAAGCTCTTTCTTCTTCTGACTTCCAGGCCCGGGTACCCCCGCTggctcttccccacctccctggCTGCTCTGTCCAGTCTCTGCTGGATCCACTTCCTTGTTCCAAATTCCAGAGGTGCCCCCCTCAGTGCCGAGGCTCTCCATGCTCTCTTCTCCCTGACTTTATCTCTACCCGTGCTACTCCTCTGAATTCCAGACCTGTATATCTGGCTTTCTTCTCTGCAGAGCTCATTAGGTGTGTTAGACTAATCTCAGGTCCAAAATCAAGGTCCTGATTTCCGCCCCACCTGGTCCTCCTGCAGTCTGTTCTGTCTCTGTTAGTGGCAACTGCATTTATGGAGCTAACGGCCATGATCTTGAGATCAGCCTTgagtttttcctctccttttcacaCACTGTGCATCCTGGTAATCCTGCCTTCCAcatatttctagaattttactGTGTGTCTCCACCAGGATGCCTtcagtagcctcctaactggtgcCCCTGCTTCCCCTCACCTTGCAGCAGCCAGAAGGGGGGTCCTGTAAAAGTACATGGCTGATCTGATTGCGTCACTCCTTGTCCCCAAACCCACTGCTGGCTTCCCAGCCTCAtcccccccaccctcacccctacACCTATTTTACCTCCTGGGTGTTCCTCAAATGTACCAACCacacctgccccagggcctttgcatttgctcttcTGTCTGCCTGGGATGACCCcacggctccctccctcccttcatcaggtctctgctcaggtgtcacctcctcagggaaacTTCCTCTGGCTCCCCTGCCCTACCAAGTTCAGTTTTCTgactctcttttatttatttatttattattttgggctgtgtcaggtcttagttttggcacgtgggctcttcattgtggcgtacagacttctctctctctagttgtggagtgcaggctcagtagttgcggcacgtgggcttagttgccccgtgacatgtgggatcttagttccctgaccagggatcaaacccgcgtcccttgcgttggaaggcagattgtcaaccactcgaccaccagggaagtccctcctgacTCTCTTTTATTTCCTGGCAGGTGTCACCTGTCAATGTTGTATTACAGGTTTCTTTGGTGACCAGTTCGTCTGTTGCCACATTAGAATGTAAGCCTCACGAGGGCAGGGGCTTTGTCCAGATCGCTGTTCTTTCCCCAGCACGTAAAACAGCGTCTGGCCCATAGTAGGggctctataaatattttttgcatGGACGATTGTATATGCATGAGGGTAGACAGACACGAGACAAAACCAACAGTCACCTGAGTGGAGGGTCCCCTCCAGGTCTGTACGAGGCATGGTGAGGTCAAAGCAGGTGGCCTGGGGTGCCAGTGCCGAGTGTCCCCTGAGTCTTGGCCACACAGCAGCTCCTTTGTGTGTTGCCCACTCCAGGGTCTCTGGACAACAGCTCTCCCGTCGCCAGCAAGCCCGAGGCCTTCTTCTCGAAGCTGCAGAAGTTCCGGGAAGCCAACAAGGAGGAGTGTATTTGCAGTGACCCCGAGTGAGCAGGGGCAGGCGCAGGGTGGGCGGGGCGGCTGGCTCAGGGGCTGTGTCACCCTGGCCTGCTCACCCTCTCGCCCTCACAGATCCCAGTTCCTAGGCCTGCAGGACAGTGGTGCTGTGGAGGGGGACCACGAATGTGAGTGTAAGCGCTCGGCGGCCGCCCCGTAGCCCAGCTAaggcctgggggcctggggaggcAGCTGAGGTGTTGAGGACGGGGGGAGGGAGGCCTGGGGTCCAGGCAGGGGGCCGCGAGCCTGGGGTGAGCTGAGGCCTGGCCTCATGGGGAACAGGGCCAGCCCTGTGCTACCCACCTCGGCCCTCGCCCGTGCCTTCCGTTTCCTCCCAGCTGCCTCATTTTCCCATgtgtccccactccctccccctcctctctgcccaggGGTCGTctgggtgggcagtgggggggCGGTGCCAGCTCAGTCACGTGAGCACCCAAATCTTTGCTGTGGGTTTGCACGAGCAGCATacagtgtatacatgtgtgtacatatgtgtgtgaggCGTGTTCCTATggatgtacgtgtgtgtgcaccCTGTGTGTGTGATTACAAGTGTAGGTACGTTCATGTGTGTCCACAGATACGACTGTATGAAGCCGTGCTTTGTGTTTGCACGGATGACATTTGCACATGTGAAGTTGCCAGCATGTGCATGCGTGTGTCACGCTTGAGTAGAAGGCGGTGCTCAGTGTTGTTGCATGTGAgcacgtgtgcgtgtgcatgcTCTTGTCTGTGTACACGTGGGTGGGCCTGTGTGGTTGGGGTCCAGGGACCTAGGTTCCCTGGCTGAGAGGGGGCTTCTGCTTCTCATGGGTCTCACAGGTGTGTATTGTTACCGTGTCAACCGGCGCCTGTTTCTGGTGCCTTCGGATCCCGGCACCCCCTGCCGCCTGTGCCGGACACCACGGGACCAGCGGGGTCCAGAGACCCTGGCAGAGCCAGCGCAGGTCAGGTGAGTGGCCAGAGCAGGCAGGACGCGGGGGGGAGCTGTAGGGGCAGCCGCAGCTGAGGACGAGAGCAGAGCCTGGGGCCTGTGGTTTTGAGGGAGGGCAGGATGGGCCACAGCAGCCTGGAGGCGCCTGCAGCGATACCCCCACTGTCATCCCCGCCCAGGGTGAGCATCCCGCTGTCTGTCCTGGACCCCCCGCACCGGTACCGCATCCACCGGCGGAAGAGCTTCGACGCCTCCGACACGCTGGCGCTGCCCCGGGTGAGGATGGCCTTGGGGCTGCCCCCTGTCTGGCCCAGGTCTCTGGACGTGTCCTGAGGCCCAGAGGGCCAGGGACtgtcccaaggccacacagcgagGCTGGGCTCAAGGACCCAAGTCTCTGGAGTTTGGGCTGGGCCACTCATGTCATGTGTACCGTGCTTGTTCCCTGAGGGAGGCTGggctccccacccagcccctggcttCCAGGAGGACTGTCTGCCCGTGCAGTGCGTTGGCTTAGTGCACACAGGCCCCATTTCTTGCGCTCTTGTGGCCACATGCACAGTCCTTAGGGCAGTTATCTCGTGGAGCCACAGCAACCGAGAGTGCAGGTCCTACTGttatcccactttacagatgaggagactgaggcagaggggaagtgacttgtccaaggtcagccGGATGGAAGagccgggatttgaacccaggtcctttGTGTCTCCTGGGTAGGACAGGGGTCACTGGGGACCCCACTCATTCCCAGTTGAGGCCGGGGGTGCTGGGGttgtggggaggagaaggggtaCCGAGGAAagtcagtttgctcatctgtaaaatgggtacaacATACTGTCCTCAGGCTCATGGGGTGGGCAAGGGGCAGGTCAGTGAGTCAATACCTGTCAGGGGCTTGGGACAGAACCTGGCACACAGGACGTGCTCCATCAGCATACACGGCCTTCCCTCCACCCATCTGTGGTCGGGGCCCAAGGCCTGGGTCAGCAGGGTTAGGAAAGGGAGGCCTGGGGTAACAGTGGTGGATAAGACCCCTGCCCTCGGGGAGCCTCAGTCCATGGGGGACACTGTGATTGGGGGGCCCCTTCACCCTCATGGGAGACACAGCCCTGTCCTAGAGGATGCTGCCAGTCCAAGAGGAGAGGTACAGCCCCTCCCTGGGGTGTGCCCAGTCAGCGGGGAGCCCCGCTCCAGGCCAGGCACGTTAACCCTTTGCTCTCCACAGCACTGCCTGCTGGGCTGGGACATTCTTCCTCCGAAGTCTGAGAAAAGCTCAGCCCCCAAGAGCCTGGACCTCTGGTCCAGTGTCTCTTCTGAGGCCCAACGTCGGAAGCTGTCAGCCGCCAGCCTTTCTCACCGGGTACGGTCCAGGGTGCCCTGGGAGAGACAGATGCCTTGGAGCAGCCTGGGGACCGCAGGGTCCTGGGGGGCAGGATTGGGGTAGGAGTGCAGAGCCTGGAAACGTCTCTCTGTGGGGTTCCCTGGCCCTAGCCCTGGCCCTGACCCACGGCACCTCTCCAGGCACCACTGCTCCCCGCTggctaccccaccccaccctggaaGGTGACCCCAACTCTGAGATCCAGAAGGGGATGAGGCTGCCCCCAAAGAGGCCCCTCTGACACCCTTCCCTTCACTCTCCAGGCCGTGCCAACGCgggtcccagcccccaccccgaTCTGGTCAGAACTCTCCGTGCCCCAGCCCCACGCCCCCCGGCCGAAGCCCTGAGGACTGGCCACTGGGAGGTGGACAGTGCCCCCACCGTCGTTTCCGCCTCTCCCCTCCGGCGGGGGCGCCCACGATAGGGGAGCTTTGCCCAGCCTCAGCTGGCGGTGGACTCAGGCCCCACCTTCCTAGGCTGGGCCGGTGGGTGGCCTCAGGCCTGTCTCCTTCCTGGGGACAGAGGAGACCCtggggttgggaggggggactCTGTGACACGTTTGTAAATAAAGCTCGGCACTCCCTACAGCTCCAGATTCCCACATGTGCCGGGTCTGTCCTGCTGATGCCCTCAGAGCCCTGGAGGTGCCCTGGCCTCGGCCTGCCCCCCCTCACTTGCAGAAGGACACCTCTGACAACCTGTGCTGGGCGGGGTGGATCCAGCGCCTTGAGTGTGGCTCTTTGTGCAGCTTCTAACTCTGGGTAGGCGGCCTCCCCACCAGACAGGTGGGGGTGAGGCTCCCCAAAGTAGGCTGAGGCCAAGGTCAGCGTTAAAAATCCATCTCAGCAAGGGGCTTGGGGTCTCAGGCTGTTCGCTGTGGATGAGGCTGAAGCTGTGACAGAGGGGAATGAGTGAGCTCTCCCCTTATTCTTGGGCCCTGACACGGGTCCAGTGATGGAGGGACTCTCTTGAAGTCCCTGGGCCAGGTGGCTCCTTCACTCCCATCTCTAGCCCAGCCCTAGAAGCCACGGGTGATCTAGAACCCCGTCAGGGACACATGGGGAAACAGGGCCAGGAGGGTTGGAGTCAGAGGCAAGCTTGGCCGAGAGCCCAGATCTGCCCTCCTGGATTAGTAAGCAGCACCTGTCTTTATACTCCCGTAGGTTGAACAATATGAAATTCCTGATTTTTAGGATACAAATGGAATAGCTGGGGAACCTAAGCCCAGGGGAAGCATGTGCTTTTTCTGAGGTTTCTAGCTTAGAGCGGTGGAACTATGGCTGTGGTCCGTGGCTCCCACCTGGAGCTTGTGAAGCTGAGAAAACCTTTCCCCATCCAGCACAGCACATATATTAGGATAAGCGAGGTTATGCCACGGTAACAAATTAACCCCTAAATCCCAGTGGTTTGACATAAAGGCCTGTTTCTTGCTGACTTGCTCATACTACCTGTCTGTCATGGGTCACATGGGGCCTCTGTTTTGACATCGTCTTTCGGGGACCCAGGCCAATGGAGGCGCCACTGTGGGGGACATCACCAGTTGCTTCAGCCCAGAAATGACACACAGGTCACTTGTGCTCATggttcattggccagaactagtcacaGGGAGTTGGGACATGGAGGGGGCTCATGGGGTACTGGGTGAGCGTTACTGTCCTCCACATCCTGACTTCAGCAGCTCTGTCCCCGCAAGGCAGGCCTCCTGCGCAGCAAAGGCCATTCGCAAAAATAACAGACACTACGAGCTCTCGCCTAAACGTCTTCCCTTGCTCCATCTGGGGTTCCAGCCTCCAACGCCTTCAGTAGCCAGGCAAGTAAGGTGCCTGGGAGTGGGGGGCTCAGGGCCACCTGGCAAGCACGCATCCCCTCCAGAGGCTTTCAAGTTCAAATGCCTCTGATCCAAAGTACGTGTCTGGGCAGATTTCAGCAGCAGGTCATGGTTTGCCACTTGATTCTAGCACCTGAAGAAACAAAGTCTCTTCCacatgtaagttttaaaattaatttttaaaaatttattttcagtggTATAAAACATAACAAAGTTTACCACTTTTATATGTGCGGTTCAGTGGCCCTAAGTCCATTTACGttgctgtgcaaccatccccagaatttttttcttcttgcaaaaCTGGAGCTCAGTACAGACTAAACACTAACTCCCTATTTTCCCCTCccagcttctggcaaccaccgttctactttgTCTATGAACGTgactactctagggacctcatacaagtggaatcatacagtatgtcttttgtttcttatttggcttctttcatttagcataatgccctcagggttTATGTTGTAAAgtgccagaatttccttcctttttaagactggaAAGTATTTccggggctttcctggtggcgcagtggttaagaatccgcctgccaatgcaggggacacgggttcaatccctggtccgggaagatcccacatgccgcggagcacctaagcccgtgcgccacaactactgagcctgtgctctagagcctgcatggcgcaactacggaagcccgcgcgcctagagcccgtgctcctaacaagagaagccactgcagtgagaagcccgtgcaccacaatgaagagtagcccccgctcgccacaactagagaaagcccgggcgcagcaacaaagacccaacgcagacaaaaaaataaataaatttattaaaaaaaaaaaaaaaatttccttgtatGGATCTACtgcatcttgtttatccattcatctgccgatggccCTTTGGGTCAATTCCACCTTTTGTTATTgtacataatgctgctatgaacatgggtgtacaaatatctgtttgaatccTTGCTTTCagttgtttgtgggttttttttggagtataattgctttacaatgttgtgttagtttctgctgtacaatgaagtgaatcagctatatgtatacatatatcccctccctcttggacctccctcccatccgcCCCCCCCATCCCTGCAGCTAGGTCATctcagagcactgagctgagctccctgtgctatactgcaggttcccactagctctctgttttacacatggtagtgtatttatgtcagtctgatctcccagttcatcccaccctcccctaaCCCCGccctgtgtccacacgtccgttctctacatctgtgtctctgttcctgTCCTGGAAATAGggtcatctgtactatttttctagatcccacatatatgtgttaatatacgatatttttctctttgtgacttacttcactctgtatgacagactctaggtccatccacatctctacagatgacccaatttcattcctttttatgactgagtaatattccattgcatatgtgtaccacatctttatccattcatctgtcgatggacatttaggttgtttctgtgacctggctattgtaaatagtgctgcaatgaacattggggcacatctgtctttctgaattatggttttctcagggtatatgcccagtagtgggattgcttggtcatatggtagttctagtttttgttttttaaggaacctccatactgttctccacagtggctgtatcagtttacattcccaccaacagtgtaagagggttcccttttctccacaacttctccaacttttattgtttgtagattttttgatgatggccgttctgaccggtgtgagatgatcctcgttgtagttttgatttgcatttctctaataattagtgatgttgagcatcttttcatgtgccacttggccatctgtatgtcttttttggagaaatgtctatttaggttttccacc is a window encoding:
- the MIIP gene encoding migration and invasion-inhibitory protein isoform X7, with product MVETRDLAQLRQLNLELLRQLWVRQDAVRRSVAKAASESSLGSSSSYDSEMPSSQEASSVASRASCPQDAHQGDPCDRDGASSGVVSLPPAKCLHQESPGPLRPHSAPLLATSGLSDPELSAELDSLDTQEAQALKSILAQRSKLSEPRVTNKESPVPEKSWRLRPCLGYDWIAGSLDNSSPVASKPEAFFSKLQKFREANKEECICSDPESQFLGLQDSGAVEGDHECVYCYRVNRRLFLVPSDPGTPCRLCRTPRDQRGPETLAEPAQVRVSIPLSVLDPPHRYRIHRRKSFDASDTLALPRHCLLGWDILPPKSEKSSAPKSLDLWSSVSSEAQRRKLSAASLSHRAVPTRVPAPTPIWSELSVPQPHAPRPKP
- the MIIP gene encoding migration and invasion-inhibitory protein isoform X8, translated to MVETRDLAQLRQLNLELLRQLWVRQDAVRRSVAKAASESSLGSSSSYDSEMPSSQEASSVASRASCPQDAHQGDPCDRDGASSGVVSLPPAKCLHQESPGPLRPHSAPLLATSGLSDPELSAELDSLDTQEAQALKSILAQRSKLSEPRVTNKESPVPEKSWRLRPCLGYDWIAGSLDNSSPVASKPEAFFSKLQKFREANKEECICSDPESQFLGLQDSGAVEGDHECECVYCYRVNRRLFLVPSDPGTPCRLCRTPRDQRGPETLAEPAQVRVSIPLSVLDPPHRYRIHRRKSFDASDTLALPRHCLLGWDILPPKSEKSSAPKSLDLWSSVSSEAQRRKLSAASLSHRLLATTVLLCL
- the MIIP gene encoding migration and invasion-inhibitory protein isoform X1, coding for MVETRDLAQLRQLNLELLRQLWVRQDAVRRSVAKAASESSLGSSSSYDSEMPSSQEASSVASRASCPQDAHQGDPCDRDGASSGVVSLPPAKCLHQESPGPLRPHSAPLLATSGLSDPELSAELDSLDTQEAQALKSILAQRSKLSEPRVTNKESPVPEKSWRLRPCLGYDWIAGSLDNSSPVASKPEAFFSKLQKFREANKEECICSDPESQFLGLQDSGAVEGDHECECVYCYRVNRRLFLVPSDPGTPCRLCRTPRDQRGPETLAEPAQVRVSIPLSVLDPPHRYRIHRRKSFDASDTLALPRHCLLGWDILPPKSEKSSAPKSLDLWSSVSSEAQRRKLSAASLSHRLQIPTCAGSVLLMPSEPWRCPGLGLPPLTCRRTPLTTCAGRGGSSALSVALCAASNSGFWQPPFYFVYERDYSRDLIQVESYRDTGSIPGPGRSHMPRST
- the MIIP gene encoding migration and invasion-inhibitory protein isoform X6 → MVETRDLAQLRQLNLELLRQLWVRQDAVRRSVAKAASESSLGSSSSYDSEMPSSQEASSVASRASCPQDAHQGDPCDRDGASSGVVSLPPAKCLHQESPGPLRPHSAPLLATSGLSDPELSAELDSLDTQEAQALKSILAQRSKLSEPRVTNKESPVPEKSWRLRPCLGYDWIAGSLDNSSPVASKPEAFFSKLQKFREANKEECICSDPESQFLGLQDSGAVEGDHECECVYCYRVNRRLFLVPSDPGTPCRLCRTPRDQRGPETLAEPAQVRVSIPLSVLDPPHRYRIHRRKSFDASDTLALPRHCLLGWDILPPKSEKSSAPKSLDLWSSVSSEAQRRKLSAASLSHRAVPTRVPAPTPIWSELSVPQPHAPRPKP
- the MIIP gene encoding migration and invasion-inhibitory protein isoform X3 — its product is MVETRDLAQLRQLNLELLRQLWVRQDAVRRSVAKAASESSLGSSSSYDSEMPSSQEASSVASRASCPQDAHQGDPCDRDGASSGVVSLPPAKCLHQESPGPLRPHSAPLLATSGLSDPELSAELDSLDTQEAQALKSILAQRSKLSEPRVTNKESPVPEKSWRLRPCLGYDWIAGSLDNSSPVASKPEAFFSKLQKFREANKEECICSDPESQFLGLQDSGAVEGDHECECVYCYRVNRRLFLVPSDPGTPCRLCRTPRDQRGPETLAEPAQVRVSIPLSVLDPPHRYRIHRRKSFDASDTLALPRHCLLGWDILPPKSEKSSAPKSLDLWSSVSSEAQRRKLSAASLSHRLQIPTCAGSVLLMPSEPWRCPGLGLPPLTCRRTPLTTCAGRGGSSALSVALCAASNSGFWQPPFYFVYERDYSRDLIQVESYNWKVFPGLSWWRSG
- the MIIP gene encoding migration and invasion-inhibitory protein isoform X2, whose amino-acid sequence is MVETRDLAQLRQLNLELLRQLWVRQDAVRRSVAKAASESSLGSSSSYDSEMPSSQEASSVASRASCPQDAHQGDPCDRDGASSGVVSLPPAKCLHQESPGPLRPHSAPLLATSGLSDPELSAELDSLDTQEAQALKSILAQRSKLSEPRVTNKESPVPEKSWRLRPCLGYDWIAGSLDNSSPVASKPEAFFSKLQKFREANKEECICSDPESQFLGLQDSGAVEGDHECVYCYRVNRRLFLVPSDPGTPCRLCRTPRDQRGPETLAEPAQVRVSIPLSVLDPPHRYRIHRRKSFDASDTLALPRHCLLGWDILPPKSEKSSAPKSLDLWSSVSSEAQRRKLSAASLSHRLQIPTCAGSVLLMPSEPWRCPGLGLPPLTCRRTPLTTCAGRGGSSALSVALCAASNSGFWQPPFYFVYERDYSRDLIQVESYRDTGSIPGPGRSHMPRST
- the MIIP gene encoding migration and invasion-inhibitory protein isoform X5, whose translation is MVETRDLAQLRQLNLELLRQLWVRQDAVRRSVAKAASESSLGSSSSYDSEMPSSQEASSVASRASCPQDAHQGLSDPELSAELDSLDTQEAQALKSILAQRSKLSEPRVTNKESPVPEKSWRLRPCLGYDWIAGSLDNSSPVASKPEAFFSKLQKFREANKEECICSDPESQFLGLQDSGAVEGDHECECVYCYRVNRRLFLVPSDPGTPCRLCRTPRDQRGPETLAEPAQVRVSIPLSVLDPPHRYRIHRRKSFDASDTLALPRHCLLGWDILPPKSEKSSAPKSLDLWSSVSSEAQRRKLSAASLSHRLQIPTCAGSVLLMPSEPWRCPGLGLPPLTCRRTPLTTCAGRGGSSALSVALCAASNSGFWQPPFYFVYERDYSRDLIQVESYRDTGSIPGPGRSHMPRST
- the MIIP gene encoding migration and invasion-inhibitory protein isoform X4: MVETRDLAQLRQLNLELLRQLWVRQDAVRRSVAKAASESSLGSSSSYDSEMPSSQEASSVASRASCPQDAHQGDPCDRDGASSGVVSLPPAKCLHQESPGPLRPHSAPLLATSGLSDPELSAELDSLDTQEAQALKSILAQRSKLSEPRVTNKESPVPEKSWRLRPCLGYDWIAGSLDNSSPVASKPEAFFSKLQKFREANKEECICSDPESQFLGLQDSGAVEGDHECECVYCYRVNRRLFLVPSDPGTPCRLCRTPRDQRGPETLAEPAQVRVSIPLSVLDPPHRYRIHRRKSFDASDTLALPRHCLLGWDILPPKSEKSSAPKSLDLWSSVSSEAQRRKLSAASLSHRLQIPTCAGSVLLMPSEPWRCPGLGLPPLTCRRTPLTTCAGRGGSSALSVALCAASNSGPPAQQRPFAKITDTTSSRLNVFPCSIWGSSLQRLQ